Genomic DNA from Diorhabda carinulata isolate Delta chromosome 10, icDioCari1.1, whole genome shotgun sequence:
ATTGATCCTCCATTCTTCTTATGGTCATAATTATTTGGTCTTTCTACATTTTGTTGCTTTGAAAGATAGCTGCATCCTCACGCAGCGATTGCCCTGGTAAACCATTCATTGCTGATTGGGTATTAACAATGAAATTAGGAAAAAGCGTTCAACAATAGGTTTTGAAGCAAGaattattggtttttttttcgtCGTCTTCTTCTCTATATCTAACTCAtgataacttttttctcttACAGTTTAGAAAGAGCTGATTGAAGCATTAATAGCTTATAAAGAGGAAATTAAACAGTATAGGCTTGACAGAAGCATCAGTAATTACTAGAAGTTACTATTAAAGGCTATAAAAGCATCAAACAAACctactaataaattattatcaaaattaagttTAGTAACACTTTTGATTTGACTTACAATGATGAACGATGTGTTGGTAAAGGTGGGTGGAAAGACAAGCCATGGCACACATTAATAAGCCTTCTGACCATTCAACTAGTCAAAAAAACGCGTGGATGGTATTATAACTGCTGATCTAAGGCATCAAATCCGTGCTATAGGTATCACGAAAGATTCGAAATGTCGTTGATGCTGGGCAGAACACTTTATCGATGATTACCCAGTTTCACAGAAAAGTTTAAGCTTAGATTAGGTTCTCCATAAAGATGATTGTAcagaatataaaagaaaatattaataaattgaatgaaaaccAAGTTTCGTAATTATTTAATGCTTCATCCATGACACGAGAATGATCCAAGAAGCATTAGCCTTTATAAAAGTTGACCTAGATTCTACTCttggtgagactgctccttcgttattaaaaatgaaaaattggttgaccaaatgaggtaacgactccagaaatgttgtggaaaatccacaaagcgctACTGGAAGTGCGCTAACTAGCAGACATGGTAGACATTTGAAAAATTGCGGTTCATTGCATACTTGGCCGCGTTTGCTCGCACTGGAACAAAAATGGTgccgtgaagatgtttccatcgagtgtttagcAATAAAGCAATCAAATCGAATCAAAACAAGCAGAAACCGCCACATTTGGCTCAAAACAAATCAAGACAATGCgtcagctcacacatccgttattgaaATGGCAAAACAAAGTTCGAatctattcaccagatttaggcCACTCGGATTATTTTCAGTTCCCatacttaaaaaaatgtctcggtgaacaaagattttccaacaatggagAGGTGACGTCGGCAATTAATGGAGCTCgccgattcttattataaaaagatgctcgaattttattttccaaaattttcattttttctttgttgggacTGAGATAAAGTGAATCAAAACTCCTAGAACGTCACGTTTCCTAGTTTAGCATCGACGCCGTTAAATATGAGAAAATGATATCAAGATTAGTAAACAGAAGGATAAATCATCaaatcataaatttaatatGCATTGTGAATATTCGAGTTGTCGAAACGATGTGACTTCTCCCTTGGAAATCATcgagattatatatatatatatacaaccTATATAATAAGCGACATGTGGAAGGTAAAGCTCCGTGCTATCGTTAAGCCGGAGTCAAAGCCCAAGCAAATCTAGGTGCCACTCTGTGAAATAAACATATCCATTAATAGATATAACTAATTTACAAGGTGGGAGATGTACCAGAGCTCTAGACGGCATTAATAAATGATGCTTTTCCGCAACTTCACTTCTATGAAATTAATTTCGCGCTGTGAATATTGCAATAAAGATAATTAGGTAAAAAGAGGAAGATATATGTATATTACAGAAATAATCAACTcagaaattgattatttattcaatttttttagatatatatacAGCCGCTTCTGTCTTACAGAAGATTTAGAATTCTCAAATTCCAATCGGAGCGCGGGAATcgtgaattaaaaatttaaatacattgaaactttttgaaaagttGCAAATGTTAAtgttcaaaaaactaattacaCCGATGACATTATCATATTACAAGGAggtacccaaaagtaaccggaatagcattgcCATGGGTAGAGCTTTTGTAGTACACTAGTGGCCGTTTTTGTTAGTGCTGTTTCAAAGCTGCTTGGTAAATTTAAGTAAACAACGTGCCGCTGTGAAATCTTGTTTTCTACTCGGTAAAAACGCTactgaaactgttttaatgttgaaaactgcttaAAAAGATGATGCTATGGAGAAAACTCAAGTGTATgagtggttttctcgatttaaaaatggcgacaAGTCGTTTGATGACAAACTTCGCTCTGAACGTCCATAAACTgcccgaatcgatgaaaatgttgaaagaattcgagAGCCTGTGCGCACAGACCGTCAAcagacaattgatcaactgtcCGAAATCAGTGTtagccagtttttggttaaaaataacatggttccgctgccccacgcaccttactcgcctgacctggctccatgcgactttttcttgtttcacaCGCATAAAAAGGGGCATGATAGGacggcgatttgaaaacattgaagataTCAAGAAAAGAACGAGACAGGAGCTTGCAGCCATCTCTAAAAATGAGTTCAAATAGTGGAAGCACTGCTGGGACAAATGTATCACTtgtaatgaagaatattttgaagggaataaggttgttttgtaaatatttgtaaatatatagcatttaaaaaataattccggttCTTTTGGGTACCCCCTCGTATCTTAATccttaaagaatattttgaaaaatgaagtaCATAGATTTCACAAAAGTTTCATGCCTATTTCGTTGGTCTGTCATTTTGTTAACAATAAGCAAATTCCATGCTTCAAACAGGAAGCTTTGCCTCATTCAGATCTCTTAGTACGTCAATACAATCTTCCTCCGAgggaagaaaatgaaaatttctttatattttgtaGATGGTTCAGGTACTAGAAGTTGTAGGCTATGAAAGATTGGTACCGAAGACGAAGGATATTCGATGGGTTCACGTTTTTCAGCAGGATAAACTACGCAAAAATAACAGTCACATACGTGGTCTTTTGGCTGTCACCAAAATCTTGGTACTGCTAATTCTACATTCCGATACCaacttaaatatttatttattcataagaaATGTTTGTTTACCTTTAGTAATTACTGCAAGCAGcatttagttaaaattttaaatcggtgtttacagctgatccatgaatcccactccttttagtAAGCCCAGAATGTGGTATGAAGTTGCCAGAGAtcttgtcttctatttcatacgctcccagttGCGGTGCTATAAAGCTCCGTAATGTTTCATaattcgagagaatgtggatagaggtcgAACCTCAGCAAGTCgaattatctgctaagtctagcgtTTTCAGATGTTTGATGATGAACATCGCTCCAATAGGACTCATGTTAGTATAAGGATTAAAAGCTAAACTTTTTTGATGTATTATCCATGTCCCAgatttggtcattatttagggaTGATTTTTCTTTGGTAATTTCGTCTCTAGGTAGGAGGTTTAGAATCATTTCTAGTGCAGCTTTTTGGCTCTGCTCCGGTTAAAAATATGCGAACCAGTCTTTGTACCCTTCAGAGATTGTTTCTCGTAGTTTTTAGGTGTAGTAAACTTAACCACTAcccaatatttattatcataactACCACAGCATTAAATTTTCCAAGGAATCTgggtattttttcatttaataaattataagacAATTTTGTAGAGTTTTGTACACATTTTCGACACAATACGAAGCCGCACAATTTACAGAAGCAGAACTTTTATTAGTTAGTCCCGTAGAAAGGTATGAATGTGACTTAATCAACCAAAGTACGTATTCTAACAAACATAATAACTTTGAGCGTATTAGTAGACGTTGTTAATATGAAATGGGTCGTGCTGACACTATGTTGCACATCATTCAACATTTAATTAGAGAAAATTGCCCTCATACAACGAAACATAAAGAATCTTCCACTTAAGATTCTCTTTTATTTACATTGTGTGCAACGTCTTCATACTTTATACTAAGTTTGACTAAAAACCGGTCAgtcaaagaaatttttataaatgctgCAACCTCAACGAACGACGTAGTATCATTGCCAAGTACAAAATCAAGATCTGAAGAAATCGTTTACGGTTAATCGATTGAAAGAAAGTGAGgatcaaaaaaaatgttgggaGTCAGTTTGGGAAAGGTTgaggaaaatttaaaatcgataagaaatatgtaaggAACATTCTGAAAGAACAGAATGAAGTTCAAATATCAAGAAATTCAGCACGAGTTTTCGCCcgttgaaaatttggaaattatcaTCGACGACGAGTCGCATttgtattttttgcattttactTTTGACGCGAATGAAACTGCAAGTAAATTGAGAAGTGTATTTCAAAAGATACAAAAAGTTCAACACGAAAAACTTGGTTGATGACATCTTCTCGTGGTCGTTCTTCAACATACATTTGACCTTCTGGAACTTGTGTGTTTGATCTAGATTCATAAAGACAAAGCAACCTGAAGGAAATTACGCGTTTTGGGCAGATATAGCGATTGCTCATGATACAAACGACGTTGTGGGAGATTTTCGTCTATTCAAAAATCTAGGAATGTTTCTAAATTGCGCAATTGAGAGTTTTTGGTGAAATTCGAAGCGAAACGTGTATTCTGAAGGCTGAGACAGGTATTTCGATAGAAAGGAAGTCGGGATTAGGCGGGAAAGCAAAAAAATGCGAAGCTTTCGTTAAACGGCTCATGGAAAActgggaaaataaaaaaaggtaagCATTATTAAAAGCGAAACTGTATTCTGAAGTTTGGGAGTCAACTACATATGAAGAATTAAAAAGAATTTGGAGCAAACGCCAGAATGTGTTAACTCAAAATATATTAGATGATGACAATGAAAATGTTGTTGAAGTTAAAACTTTGTCTAATCATTCCGACAAtttatttcttagaaaaaatactcTAGATTCAATATAAAGCAGAACTTCTTGGATCTGATCTCTGAACagtggaaaaaagaaaaaaacacaattatgactgaataatttgataatttttagcagatcattgaaaatttaactGACAATTcaagaatttaattatttttaaagaactTCATCGCGGATTTTCAGATGAAAATATATCAGTGAATgatctaaaatcaaaaaaatctaCTATAAAACCATAAACAACATTTAATAATCTTATAATCACCCCTGGTACACAATACATTTCTGTggcaaataacaaaattttctgtttatgaattattttcaacacAATTAACATGGATATTGTAGAAAATCGAGAAGCTATGTTTTGATATCGGAACCAATACAAAAATGTCAACTAGTTATCACAACTGAGCTGATTATTTCCGGTGGCGGATATTGCTAGTTCCGGTTCTCTCTGGGAAGCCATTTTCGTATATTAGTCGCTAAAATGTCGGCTAGCTTAGTCGTCAATGAAACTGGAAGTTGTAGTTAACTTGAAAATAcgagtttttcttctttttttgtgagaaatattgaaaatcattatattcaattctattaaattgaatttagatGTTTTACTTAGCAGGGtttgaattaaatttagttCGCAAGCGAAACATCGTCCCTCTAGCAGTAAAGAATCCTGACCAAGCATATCCTAGCAATTTTAGATGAAGAAACTATTACCGGATTTTTTAGATTGGAGCTCATACGATAGTTAGGACACATAAAAGAAGTCCTTAAGAAACTGATCTAAAAGACAAAATGTGGATGGTCACTTAATTGATCCATGATTTCCAATCTACCTTCAATCGAACTGGTTCGGAAGAAACTTTGGAACATTAAGACCATAATGTAATCATGCAGCGTCCTGTTGGAACCTAATACCAAAGTTTTTCCTATTATTTGGATCCGGAAGTGCCTCAATTAGTCCCGGAAGCTCTGCCAGCCGAAGATATTCCTAATATCGATCACATGTCATTTTTCGCGAAAGAAATGAAGATGATGAATCAATTTGATCCAGTAGAAATTTTCTTCGTGCCCAGTAGCGACTATTGTGTAGATTTAGACTTAAACAGATCTTTGTCTCTAAggaaaataacaagaaaatttggattttcatcaCAATGCCTCATTCCTATTAGAAAGTAGATATGTATTGAATGggcaaatattttctatattttttttcttgttatatagaaaaatgatgaattaatGCATAATGTTCATGAAAAAAGGTAGATGGCTACTTCATTAGTCCATGTTTTCCAATCCACCTTCCATCAAACTGGCTATCCAGAAACCTTGGAACATCAAAACAACAATGTGATCATGCAACGTCCTGTTGTAACCAAATGCAAATTTTTCCTGTTATTTGGATCCGGAAGTGCCTCAATTAGTCCCGGAAGCTCTGCCATACGAATTTCGCTCAGATGTTATATACTCGCGAAAGAAATGAAGATGATGAATCTGATTTGATCCAGTAGGAATTCTCTTCGAGCCCAGTAGCGACTGTTGTATACTTTTACTGGATCACTTAAAAAGAACGTTGTCTCTAAggaaaataacaagaaaatttggTGGATTTCCATCACAATATATCAAAATGCTGTTTCATCTCCTGGGAGCTCATGAACAAATTGAACTTTGTATGAGCGCAGTTTTAGTTTCTCTAAAGACTTCTGACTTACTTTTTGGTGTATCGTCCCTTATTCCTGGTTTTTATTTAGGGCCATCCCTCACACTTctagtttcattaattgtaaCTTCAAGCctttaattatgtttttcatttatttcgaagCATTGTTTTGACTACTTAATCAAAGTTATTTCCATTGTAATAACTTGCGGTCTACGAGAGTTTCTACCTACGTTTTGAGATAATCAGATATggttgtcgaagcatttttgtCCATTCTTATTGAaatacctccaaaatatgtaatttgattaattgtatcaaccgcttcttcaggaaTAGAGAAACGTTGAACATGAAATCACCAAATACGAACTGTACGACGACGAAtcacccatcaattcgatgttttgactgttcaaaaacgtttttgtcttctgcgattggtttccctgacacttctagcaaacaaatgctggtgtaccattcagaattgaccgttctaggTTGCTCTAAAAGACGGTGACGACGTGTTAGGTTAATCCGAAAAAACCGGCGcgaacttttgttggatttggttcaTCTTGTAGcaaagtgcgaccacgattggaTTTGGAAAACCAGGGGTGACTCGAGGCGGTGATGGAGATCACCAAAAGCTAAAGAGAGGTGGTatcactcgtatgacaacacgttctgagtgaGATGGCAAGtcagatttgaaatattaatatcagCATTGCTATATCCCAAAACTTAAGCAAAAATCCATTCAACTAAACATTTCTTTACAAGAATTTTCGTCctttaaggccgcttgacatgattcGAGACAAGTTGCAATAAATTGCATGCAATTAGCAttcttttgatcaagaaatattgcttcttgcattgcattgcacgttgtcttgcattaTATAAAGCGGCCTTAAGAAAAGAAATGAGTCTAATTCGTCAAAGAAAATGAAATCCCGGTAAAAAAAGCTTGTAACTTCTTTACTCCACTCCCCGCTTGGCATGACGCAATAAAaagtgcaatgcaatgcaaaatgcaatatttctttatcaaaagcatgcgcagttGAAGTTCAGCTAATTATTATCTCTCGCACTTGCAATATTATAAGTTtgatgccatttttattgcgtgtaCATTGCAATTCTGAGGAACAATGATTTCTTAagttattttatgttttcgATTAAGTTTTCTCGTCTAATTCTCTTGCTAAACTTGTTCTATTTAACTAAGGCCTGGCCCACCATCGCCTGGGTGCTTATCGACTCCAAAAGTAAAGTAGCAGCCGATTTAATATATGTTTTGATTACCAATGAtgcactgaccacttttttcttatttaatttcatcattttcctTCATACATCGAactcaaatattaaataaaaagcaatataTTGACGATTGCATGTAATTTATTGCGCGtcgtcttgcatcatgtcaagtaACCATGTTTAGTAACCGAGTGGTTCAATAAAAAGCCAAACATTTCCAATCCCATCATAAGAACGAATTTTATGAATCTAATAAAGCAAAAAAGTAAACTGAGCCTTATGTTTTATAACCTGTTTCTAGTTTAATTCGTAGTCTCTAAAGAGAATTATTGTCTCTAAATATATATAAcgtttttctttatcaaaaacgGAGTGCTTACCAACTTTTATtgattgtatatatatatatatatatatatatatatatatatgggaaGTTCGGTTCAAATTTCATACGGCAATCTAATATTTACTCGACGATATTTCTTCCAAACGTAAACACATCTGTAAACCAAAAAGATTGATTGAACATGCAAGCAATATTTTTATGCAAACAAAATCCGAACCAGAttcagtatattttttaattggattCTGATCTTTTCATAAACATATGTACGTAAAAttaatggtaaaaataaatttattatcggATTTCGTGTATTGGAAAAAGACTTTATTCTATAGCCATGATCTGATTCGATATTCATTTCATACTATAAAGACTAACATATTAAAATTCTCCAAAACCTAGTATGACATTTATGATACAATGGATGGTATACCGGGTTTACCATCCCCTATCTCTCTTTTTTCATCGTTTGCGATGAATCATCGGTACGTCTACCTGCCGAAACAAGTCCTAGTATGACGTTTATATCACAATTGGAGGTATCCCGGGTTTACCATCCccttttctctctttttttcaTCGTTTGCGGTGAATCATCGGTACGTTTACCTGCAGAAACAAGGCCTAGTATGACGTTTATATCACAATTGGAGGTATCCCGGGTTTACCATCCccttttctctctttttttcaTCGTTTGCGGTGAGTCATCGGTACGTCTACCTGCAGAAACAAGGCCTAGTATGACGTTTATATCACAATTGGAGGTATCCCGGGTTTACCATCCccttttctctcttttttcatCGTTTGCGGTGAGTCATCGGTACGTCTACCTGCAGAAACAAGGCCTAGTATGACGTTTATATCACAATTGGAGGTATCCCGGGTTTACCATCCccttttctctcttttttcatCGTTTGCGGTGAGTCATCGGTACGTCTACCTGCAGAAACAAGGCCTAGTATGACGTTTATATCACAATTGGAGGTATCCCGGGTTTACCATCCccttttctctcttttttcatCGTTTGCGGTGAGTCATCGGTACGTCTACCTGCAGAAACAAGGCCTAGTATGACGTTTATATCACAATTGGAGGTATCCCGGGTTTACCATCCccttttctctctttttttcaTCGTTTGCGGTGAGTCATCGGTACGTCTACCTGCCGAAACAAGGCCTAGTATGACGTTTATATCACAATTGGTGGTATCCCGGGTTTACCATCCccttttctctcttttttcatCGTTTGCGGTGAGTCATCGGTACGTCTACCTGCAGAAACAAGGCCTAGGATGACGTTTATATCACAATTGGAGGTATCCCGGGTTTACCATCCCCTTTTCTCTCTTCTTTCATCGTTTGCGGTGAGTCATCGGTACGTCTACCTGCCGAAACAAGGCCTAGTATGACGTTTATATCACAATTGGTGGTATCCCGGGTTTACCATCCccttttctctcttttttcatCGTTTGCGGTGAGTCATCGGTACGTCTACCTGCAGAAACAAGGCCTAGGATGACGTTTATATCACAATTGGAGGTATCCCGGGTTTACCATCCccttttctctcttttttcatCGTTTGCGGTGAGTCATCGGTACGTTTACCTGCAGAAACAAGGCCTAGTATGACGTTTATATCACAATTGGTGGTATCCCGGGTTTACCATCCccttttctctcttttttcatCGTTTGCGGTGAATCATCGGTACGTCTACCTGCCGAAACAAGGCCTAGTATGACGTTTATATCACAATTGGTGGTATCCCGGGTTTACCATCCccttttctctcttttttcatCGTTTGCGGTGAGTCATCGGTACGTCTACCTGCAGAAACAAGGCCTAGGATGACGTTTATATCACAATTGGAGGTATCCCGGGTTTACCATCCCCTTTTCTCTCTTCTTTCATCGTTTGCGGTGAGTCATCGGTACGTCTACCTGCCGAAACAAGGCCTAGTATGACGTTTATATCACAATTGGTGGTATCCCGGGTTTACCATCCccttttctctcttttttcatCGTTTGCGGTGAGTCATCGGTACGTCTACCTGCAGAAACAAGGCCTAGGATGACGTTTATATCACAATTGGAGGTATCCCGGGTTTACCATCCcctttt
This window encodes:
- the LOC130898893 gene encoding nuclear speckle splicing regulatory protein 1-like; protein product: MKKERKGDGRRTDDSPQTMKKERKGDGKRTDDSPQTMKKERKGDGRRTDDSPQTMKKERKGDGRRTDDSPQTMKEERKGDGRRTDDSPQTMKKERKGDGRRTDDSPQTMKKERKGDGKRTDDSPQTMKKERKGDGRRTDDSPQTMKKERKGDGRRTDDSPQTMKEERKGDGRRTDDSPQTMKKERKGDGRRTDDSPQTMKKERKGDGRRTDDSPQTMKKERKGDGRRTDDSPQTMKKERKGDGKPGIPPIVI